tttgtaaaagcactttgtgacaactgctgttgtaaaaagggctttataaataaatgtgattgattgaactGGGATGGATCAGGTGttcatatttaattgtatttatttacatacatGATGACAAAGACATGAAACCAGACCTTGCTCAATAAGGGATCTCCATGTTTGTGGCATGGCTTACATTCTCCaatattattaattaatgtattaatcAATCAACTAACAATTTCCAGGGTGATTATTTGATTATTGGATCACCTTAGAATGAGACTTTTCAGGTATGTTTTTCAAggcatgtgttttgtgtttgaacaaacacacattcacacgcacgcacacatacaatCCACTAACTCTTTACATGCAAGTTGTGAAAATGCCAGTATTCTCTGATATCCAGACTCAGTAAAAGTAAGGCACATGATAAATTCCCTCCATTTCtaaaaaaagaacataaaaacccattaaaaagaaatgcaaGTAAAACGCTGAGGAGTGAGAatattcgtgtgtgtgtgtgtgtgtgtgtgtgagaatgcaTATGCCTGAGTATCCCCTTTGTCCATCTCTACAATATAAGCAGCTTtcccagtcagtctgtcagtcagaccCCTGGTGGCATCGGAGTACATGCCAGCGGTGTCGACGGTGTCCGCGGTTATGCCGCTGTATCCACCAGGTCTGCTGTTGAGGTTCGGTTCTGGACCGGGGACTGGCATCACAGGCTGGGGGCGGCCCAGTTGAGGAACTTCATGGCCACTTCAAACCCAAGGAAACAGGCCTGCAGGGAGACACATCCGTGAGGTCGCCGTTAGCCGCACAGTCACGGTAAAGACTCATGGAAACGGCACAGTTCTACAGGCCAGTGTATGGTGACCTCCACGTTCTGGGGAGCGGACGCAAAGCTGGTTTGGGGCTAGCCTGGGCAATAAAGTAGCCAAGATGATACATTTGAGTTAGCGGGCTGCGTCTACTCACTGCGTTAGCGGGGAAAGCTCTGAGCATGACAGCGGTGAAGCCTTTGTACAGAGAGGCCATGCCCTCCTCCCTCAGCAGCTCTCGTAGAACGTCACGAAAGCCATTAGGATACTTCCCCTCCGGGGCTGAGAGAAGGGCACATGAGAAGCTTCAATCCTGCAACCGTTCACATGCCCCCGCTGCTTCAAATATAACAGGTTGCCAAGCAACGGTATACTGtacactaccactactactaccaatatATGTGACAGCGTGGGTAGTGGAAATCTCTTCACAGTAAATCAATTAATCGTGGTGCATTAGTCAATTTAGTTTCGGTTGACtgaattgaaattgaattgTATTGACAGCACCCCAGAAAAACATTCTTCATCAGTCACACCTGTCTGGAAGCGAGACTTCAGCACATCCGCTGGGATAGCCACCGCCCAGTTGAAGATTCCTGCCATCCCTCCAGCGAACAGAACACTGGGAACACTCAGTTCATTGGGGCTGTGGAGCAACAAGTCAATTataaataatacacattttctttaaggAATTTCTTTtaagaaaggcaaaaaaataaaacaacaacaacaacaactacaacaacaacgTTCCAAACATGaattttacagaaatattttgtGGACACAGGTGCCGCtgcatttcaatttaatttgcaTTCACACATGTAGAATATTCAGTCAGGTCAGTCCCTCACCTCTTGCCCTCGGGTGTGAGGAGGTGCTTCAACCATTCGTAGGTCATGAAATACATCCCACTGGCTGGCACATCTGAGACACAAGATGTCAGAGTCAGACTCACTGTTTTCGTAATAAGCCAAGCACAGCTGTCAAACACTCCAGAACACAACGATCCATATTCTAGATCAACAGTTTGATATAGAGTGGTTCACAATACAGGCCTTTGTGCAAAAATCTGTTTTGTTTCCATCCAAATAGCAAGTAACAAGAGACCAAATTAGATTTGTGTGTCAGACAGCAGTAATTTCCTGACATGGATCTGCTAGTTGCCGTAgtaacagagtgtgtgtgtgtgtgtgtagataggTGGTTGCTACTGTATTTCCTGTTAATCATATAGCTATGATAAAAACAGCGCCTGCCAGAAAGATTCTCAGTTACTTAGAATGTCATAGTATAATAAGACTTAAGTCTCAATGGTTAAGATCTATCAGCTTTCAAAATGAGTCCTTGTGATCTTGTCAAAACTGTCATCAGAGGAGCTAGCATGTGACAAGACCGCAAAAGCCTCAAGTCTCCAATTTCATTTGATTTCGAACCACCTAGGCAAGCGCCAGTTCTGATTTCAATTAgttatggaaaaaaaaataggaTATCAAACTCCCTGTGTGTACAAGTCATTACAGAGAGCTGTGGGATATATATCCAGACATACAGTAAAGTACCTCTCATCAGGGTGAGAGCTGTGGGATGTATATCCAGACATACAGTAAAGTACCTCTCATTAGGGTGAGAGCTGTGGGATGTATATCCAGACATACAGTAAAGTACCTCTCATCAGGGTGAGAGCTGTGggatacagtggggcaaaaaagtatttagtcagccaccaattgtgcaagttctcacacttaaaaagatgagagaggcctgtaattatcatcataggtacacttcaactatgagagacaaaatgatataaaagaatccagaaaataacattgtaggattttttatgaattaattggtaaattcctcagtaaaataaatatttggtcacctacaaacaagcaagatttctggctctcacagacctgtaacttctttaagaggctcctctgtcctccactcgttacctgtattaatggcacctgtttgaacttgttatcagtataaaagacacctgtccacaacctcaaacagtcacacttcaaactccactatggccaagaccaaatagctgtcaaaggacaccagaaacaaaattgtagacctgcaccaggctgggaagactgaatctgcaataggtaagcagcttggtgagaagaaatcaactgtgggagcaattataagaaaatggaagacatacaagaccactgataatctccctcgatcgggggctccatgcaagatctcaccccgtggggtcaaaatgatcacaaatcccagaaccacacgagggggacctagtgattgtcctgcagagagctgggaccaaagtaacaaaggctaccatcagtaacacactacgccgccagggactcaaatcctgcagtgccagacgtgtccccctgcttaagccagtacatgtccaggcccctctgaggtttgctagagagcatttggatggtccagaagaggattgggagaatgtcatatggtcagatcaaaccaaaatagaactttttggtaaaaactcaactcgtcgtgtttggaatgctgagttgcatccaaagaacaccatacctactgtgaagcatgggggtggaaacatcatgctttggggctgtttttctgcaaagggaccaggacgactgatccatgtaaaggaaagaatgaatggggccatgtatcgtgagattttgagtgaaaacctccttccatcagcaagggcttcgtaagaagcatttcaaggtcctggagtggcctagccagtcaccagatctcaatcccatcgaaaatctttggaggaagttgaaagtctgtgttgcccagcgacagctccaaaacatcactgctctagaggagatctgcatggaggaatgggccaaaatacctgcaacagtgtgtgaaaaccttgtgaagacttacagaaaaagtttgacctctgtcattgccaacatagggtatataacaaagtattaagatgaacttttgttattgaccaaatacttattttccaccataatttaccaataaattcataataaatcctacaatgtgattttctgtatttcttttctcattttgtctctcatagttgaagtgtacctatgatgaaaattacaggcctctctcatctttttaaatgggagaacttgcacaattggtggcaggctaaatatttttttgccccactgtatatatccagACATACAGTAAAGTACCTCTCATCAGGGTGAGAGCAGTTCCTCTGTAGATTCCTTTGATCCCACTCTCTTTGTACAGCTGCTTCACACAGTCCATGGGCCCGGCATACTTCACCTCCCCTGTGGCAG
This sequence is a window from Esox lucius isolate fEsoLuc1 chromosome 17, fEsoLuc1.pri, whole genome shotgun sequence. Protein-coding genes within it:
- the LOC105016848 gene encoding mitochondrial carnitine/acylcarnitine carrier protein isoform X2; translated protein: MSKQQAISPGKNFFAGGFGGVCLVFAGHPLDTIKVRIQTMAVPGPGETPLYRGTFDCFKQTLGKEGVRGLYKGMAAPIIGVTPMFAVCFFGFGLGKKLQQKTPDDVLTYRQLFAAGMLSGVFTTAIMAPGERIKCLLQIQAATGEVKYAGPMDCVKQLYKESGIKGIYRGTALTLMRDVPASGMYFMTYEWLKHLLTPEGKSPNELSVPSVLFAGGMAGIFNWAVAIPADVLKSRFQTAPEGKYPNGFRDVLRELLREEGMASLYKGFTAVMLRAFPANAACFLGFEVAMKFLNWAAPSL